From Sphingobacterium bambusae:
GTTGATCCAAGACTGCCCCGAAGAGAAAATCGTGAACAAAATGCCTATGGTGCAAACAGAGGGCAAGTCTGATAAACCGAATAGCTATTTTATCTATAAAGGCGAGCGTCGCGAAATTGCGGAGTTTGACGAGCAATGGTTAAAGGAAAATTGTGATATTAAGGAGACGGAGGTGCATTAGTATCGTAAGGTGTTTTTTGGAAGAGTTTTTTTAAAACGGTTTTCCAAAAAAATCCTAACCCTTATCCCTTCGGTCTTCAGCTCGGACGGGGCCTTCTTTTTTTCTAAAAAAGAAGCAAAAAATCGTCGCTGGATTTTTGTTGCATCCTTGTGGGATAGTGCAGAGGCAAATGACTACAGTCGCAACAAAAATGAGGCGACATTTTCGGTTAATATAAGGGGCAGAGGCAATAATATTATAAGGCAACCTTTCTGCCGCATACCGCGTCTAGGCATGGCGCACCATTAAAAAAATCCCAACACGTATCCCTTCCGTCCTCAGCCCGGACAGGGCCTTCTTTTTTTCTAAAAAAGAAGCAAAAAATCGTCGCTGGATTTTTGTTGCATCCTTGTGGGATAGTGCAGAGGCAAATGACTACAGTTGCAACAAAAATGAGGCGACATTTTCGGTTAATAAAAAGGGCAGAGGCAATAGTTTTATGAGGCAACCTTTCTGCCGCGTACCGCGTCTAGGTACTAGGCATTCGAACATGATAAATTAAGGCATCGTCCGTATTTCGACATTACATATTATTAAAGGCATACACATAATCTAACGATATAATGGCCTCGCTGGCGCGCCGAATGTTCTTGCGGTTTCCGGATACTTCATACACAACGGTGAGGTGCTGTCCTTTTTTTTCGAGCCCTTTGCGCTGCATACGTACCTTGTGTTCTTTCATAAAACTCTCAAATTCGCCCAAGTGGGATACCTGTATATCTTGAAAGGTGACATAGATGGTGCGCATAAAATAGATATCGGATAGCAAATGTTCCATCTTTTGGAAAAGCGACAGCACGAGTACCATCAAGGCGGTAAGAACAAAGCCTAGTTGGTATTCTTCAAAGCCTACCATCATGCCAATTCCCGCCATCGACCAAATAACGGCTGCCGTGGTTAATCCCTGCACGGAAAATTTGCCTTGGTATATTACGCCGGCTCCCAGGAAGCCTATACCCGTAACAATATTGGCGGCAATACGATCGTCGGATACATTACCCATACGCGAAAGCAGGGTGAATACCGTAGACCCAAAGCAGATGAGGATCACGGTGCGAAATCCTGCCGACTTATTTTTATACTCGCGCTCAAAACCTACAATAGCGCCACAAAGGATAGACATCATAATGCTTTGCAGCCTGCTATCTTCGAACCATTCAAACATACCCCGATTATTTTACGTAATGCCGTAAATATACATGTTTTTCAAAGGAGTTTTATGAGCATCACGAGTAGGGGACAATCATGCTTGCACATCATCCGCCCCATGTAGCGCCAATAGGTATATCTACGTTTTATAGGCTCGCTAGGTAATTATTATGTAGATTAAATCTAAAAATGACGTTTCTCAATAAGTTCTTGTCGATTTTCAGTAAATGGACTGCGTTATTCTATCCCAATGTTAACATAAGCTCCCACTTGTGTCAAAGAAGTTTTCCACATTTTTGATATGTTAAAATTTGTTAAAATGACAACAAACGGGCAACTTCATTGAAATTATGAAAATCAAAATAGCGCCAACTATTTAAGGGTTATAAATTTATAAATATCTACTGCTTGAATTTTGAGGAGTCTCCGCTAATTCTTTGTACTTCTGTGTATTAAGTTTATGTTAAGTTTCAGAATTATCACCCGTGATTTCTAACTTTGCAGTACTAATTTTAGAACAACAAAAATTAAGTATGAAAAAATCTCTACTTTTCTTTGCTTTAGTTCTCGCTAGCTACGGGACTATTCAAGCACAGGTAACCACAAGTAGTGTGACTGGACAGGTCACGCAATCTAGTGGACAACTTACTGCTGGCGCTACTATTAAAGCGACGCACACACCTTCCGGAACTGTATACAGCAGCTCTACAAATGAGAGTGGTCGTTTTAGTCTTGCTGGTATGCGCGTTGGTGGCCCTTATCGCGTCGAAGTTACTTATATCGGCCAAACACCTATAGTTTATGATGACATTTATTTAAAATTGGGAGAACCATTTGCATTAAATGTTATATTTAATGAGAATGCTACTTCACTTGATGAGGTTGTTGTGACTGCAGAAGGTAGCAGAACGTTAAGAACAGGAGCTTCTACAAGCATTTCTAACAGACAAATCCAATCATTGCCGACAGTTTCTAGAAGCTTGAATGATTTTACTAGATTGACTCCTCAAGCAGATATTAAAGGTAGTTCATTATCTATCGGCGGTATGAATAACCGTTTTAACCAGCTAACGATAGATGGTGCGGTTAGCAATGACGTGTTTGGATTAAGTGAAGGAGGAACAAATGGCGCTAGTACAGGTGTTTCGCCTATATCATTGGACGCGATTGAGGAAATGACAGTGCAAGTGGCACCGTTTGATGTTCGTGCGGGTGGATTTGCTGGCGGTGGTATCTCCGCTGTTACGCGTTCAGGTACAAATGATGTTCAAGGGTCTGCTTATTTTTTCACTAGAAATCAAAATCTTACTGGAAGAACACCAGGAGCATTAATCGGAGATGATGGCGAACGTCTAAAACT
This genomic window contains:
- a CDS encoding MgtC/SapB family protein, with amino-acid sequence MFEWFEDSRLQSIMMSILCGAIVGFEREYKNKSAGFRTVILICFGSTVFTLLSRMGNVSDDRIAANIVTGIGFLGAGVIYQGKFSVQGLTTAAVIWSMAGIGMMVGFEEYQLGFVLTALMVLVLSLFQKMEHLLSDIYFMRTIYVTFQDIQVSHLGEFESFMKEHKVRMQRKGLEKKGQHLTVVYEVSGNRKNIRRASEAIISLDYVYAFNNM